From one Anomalospiza imberbis isolate Cuckoo-Finch-1a 21T00152 chromosome 25, ASM3175350v1, whole genome shotgun sequence genomic stretch:
- the LOC137462304 gene encoding uncharacterized protein — MPCKSRGPSRAMPCKSRGPSRTMPCKSRGPSRAAPRGALPAAALGLRVLVLSTALGAGAIPAQPPPFPFWDPSLPWQRRLDDLLGRLSPAELVLQVARGGAMGNGPAPPIPRLGIAPYNWNTECLRGDGEAPGWATAFPQALGLAAAFSPELIYRVANATATEVRAKHNSFAAAGRYSDHTGLSCFSPVLNIMRHPLWGRNQETYGEDPFLSGELAHSFVQGLQGQHPRYVKASAGCKHFSVHGGPENIPVSRLSFDAKVLERDWRMTFLPQFQACVRAGSYSFMCSYNRINGVPACANKKLLTDILRGEWGFDGYVVSDEGAVELIMLGHHYTHSFLETAVASVNAGCNLELSYGMRNNVFMHIPQALATGNITLQMLRDRVRPLFYTRMRLGEFDPPAMNPYSSLDLSVVQSPEHRNLSLEAAVKSFVLLKNVRGTLPLRAQDLSSQHLAVVGPFADNPRVLFGDYAPVPEPQYIYTPRRGLEMLGANVTFTAGCSEPRCQRYSRAELVKVVGAADVVLVCLGTGVDVETEAKDRSDLSLPGHQLELLQDAVQAAAGRPVILLLFNAGPLDVSWAQAHDGVGAILACFFPAQATGLAIARVLLGEAGASPAGRLPATWPAGMHQVPPMENYTMEGRTYRYYGQEAPLYPFGYGLSYTTFHYRDLVLSPPVLPVCANLSVSVVLENTGLRDSEEVVQLYLRWEQSSVPVPRWQLVAFRRVALLAGREAKLSFQVLAEQRVVWAQDWRLEPGTFTLFAGGQQPGQKTRAPSEVLSARFSVTGTARPLRAC; from the exons aTGCCGTGCAAATCCCGGGGGCCGAGCCGGGCCATGCCGTGCAAATCCCGGGGGCCGAGCCGTACCATGCCGTGCAAATCCCGGGGGCCGAGCCGTGCCGCGCCGCGCGGGGCTCTCCCAGCAGCGGCGCTGGGCCTGCGGGTCTTGGTGCTAAGCACGGCGCTGGGAGCGGGGGCGATCCCGGCTCAGCCGCCCCCCTTCCCTTTCTGGGACCCCTCGCTGCCCTGGCAGCGCCGCCTCGACGACCTGCTGGGCCGGCTGAGCCCCGCCgagctggtgctgcag GTGGCGAGGGGGGGAGCGATGGGGAacggccccgcgccccccatCCCGCGGTTGGGCATCGCGCCCTACAACTGGAACACGGAGTGTCTGCGGGGCGACGGCGAGGCACCTGGATGGGCCACGGCTTTCCCGCAGGCGTTGGGGCTTGCCGCCGCCTTCAG TCCGGAACTCATCTACCGTGTGGCCAACGCCACGGCCACCGAAGTGAGAGCCAAGCACaacagctttgctgctgctggccgctACAGTGACCACACCGGGCTCAGCTGCTTCAGCCCTGTCCTGAACATCATGAGACACCCACTGTGGGGGAGGAACCAG GAGACCTATGGGGAGGACCCGTTCCTGAGTGGGGAGCTGGCCCACAGCTttgtgcaggggctgcagggccagcACCCCCGTTATGTTAAGGCCAGCGCTGGCTGCAAGCACTTCAGCGTGCACGGAGGCCCTGAGAACATCCCCGTGTCCAGGCTAAGCTTCGATGCCAAG GTGCTGGAGCGGGACTGGCGCATGACCTTCCTGCCCCAGTTCCAGGCATGCGTGCGTGCTGGCTCCTACAGCTTCATGTGCAGCTACAACAG GATCAATGGCGTTCCCGCTTGTGCCAACAAGAAGCTGCTGACGGACATCCTGCGTGGCGAGTGGGGGTTTGATGGGTACGTGGTGAGCGACGAGGGGGCTGTGGAGCTCATCATGCTAGGGCACCACTATACTCACAGCTTCCTGGAGACAGCAGTTG CCTCGGTGAACGCTGGCTGCAACCTGGAGCTCTCCTATGGCATGAGGAACAACGTCTTCATGCACATCCCTCAGGCTCTGGCCACGGGCAACATCACGCTGCAG ATGCTGCGTGACCGAGTCCGGCCCCTCTTCTACACACGGATGCGTCTGGGGGAGTTTGACCCCCCAGCCATGAACCCCTACAGTTCCCTGGACTTGAGTGTGGTGCAGAGCCCCGAGCACCGCAACCTCTCACTGGAAGCTGCTGTCAagagctttgtgctgctgaAGAATGTGCGGGGGACATTGCCCCTGCGGGCCCAGGACCTGTCCAGCCAGCACCTCGCG GTTGTGGGTCCCTTTGCTGACAATCCCCGGGTACTGTTTGGGGACTATGCACCAGTGCCAGAGCCTCAGTACATCTACACTCCCCG gaggggcctggagaTGTTGGGGGCCAATGTCACCTTCACAGCGGGCTGCAGCGAGCCACGGTGCCAGCGGTACTCGCgggcagagctggtgaaggTGGTGGGGGCAGCTGATGTGGTGCTGGTCTGCCTGGGGACAG GGGTAGATGTGGAGACAGAGGCAAAAGACCGGAGTGACCTGTCCCTGCCGGGGcaccagctggagctgctgcaggatgcTGTGCAGGCAG CCGCTGGGCGCCCTGTCATTCTGCTGCTGTTCAACGCGGGGCCCCTGGACGTGAGCTGGGCGCAGGCACATGACGGCGTGGGAGCCATCCTGGCCTGTTTCTTCCCTGCCCAGGCCACCGGCTTGGCCATTGCCAGGGTCCTGCTGGGCGAGGCAGGGGCCAGCCCAGCTGGCCGGCTGCCGGCCACTTGGCCTGCAGGCATGCACCAG GTGCCACCGATGGAGAACTACACCATGGAGGGACGGACATACCGGTATTATGGGCAGGAGGCCCCGCTTTACCCTTTTGGGTATGGGCTGTCCTACACCACCTTCCACTATCGGGACCTGGTGCTGAGCCCCCCGGTGCTGCCCGTCTGTGCCAACCTCTCTGTGTCTGTGGTGCTGGAGAACACAGGGCTGCGGGACAGCGAGGAg GTGGTGCAGCTGTACCTGCGCTGGGAGCAGTCATCCGTGCCGGTGCCCCGCTGGCAATTGGTGGCTTTCCGCCGTGTGGCCTTGCTGGCCGGCCGGGAGGCCAAGCTGTCCTTCCAGGTGCTGGCTGAGCAGCGCGTGGTCTGGGCACAGGACTGGCGCCTGGAGCCTGGCACCTTCACCCTCTTCGCTGGTGGGCAGCAGCCGGGCCAGAAGACGCGGGCGCCCTCGGAGGTGCTGAGCGCGCGGTTCAGCGTcaccggcacggcccggccctTGCGCGCGTGTTAG